The following coding sequences lie in one Treponema sp. OMZ 790 genomic window:
- a CDS encoding retroviral-like aspartic protease family protein, translated as MKRSQCKLIKILSFFLIFLFVFSSVFAQTETECEKIVQIAMDCCNEKSLTKILPYLSEDFSVAGHSGNLAETIFKQLVSAVGSIVSYHKKESRLEADKLILEYSIEYSQVGKKDSVFIFNKDNLLIGAELMKIRVKTLSPEERTIEYNKANLISVPIILAGNIPLVEVFLNGENRLFLLDSGASFSILNSKYVEGLDKSKKKLGSLQDVSGNASISNMDVVTVKELEFAGSKIKNQKTVILDMSHLEETLETDGIYGLIGYDMLKEYDFFLDYSKKTLALINPEHIDDFIKNNKLKTNSKLSCKMIGHIPMIEVLIGNKAYQMGIDTGAETNLIDSSYFNDLEYLLQNKQKDVLGGAAGIKKEIYTGELKKLIVGKNVYKNLRTSFSDISHLRKRPESYDGLLGYPFLSSQPVLISYKRGEVILFK; from the coding sequence ATGAAAAGAAGTCAATGTAAATTAATTAAAATATTAAGCTTTTTCTTAATATTTTTATTTGTTTTTAGCAGCGTATTTGCACAAACTGAAACTGAATGCGAAAAAATTGTACAAATAGCAATGGATTGCTGTAATGAAAAATCTTTAACTAAGATACTGCCGTATTTATCTGAAGATTTTTCAGTTGCAGGACATAGCGGTAATTTGGCAGAGACTATATTTAAGCAATTAGTATCGGCTGTAGGATCAATAGTTTCATATCATAAAAAAGAAAGCCGGCTTGAAGCCGATAAATTGATTTTGGAGTATTCGATTGAATATTCACAAGTGGGAAAAAAAGATTCCGTGTTTATTTTTAATAAGGATAATTTACTTATTGGAGCTGAACTTATGAAAATAAGGGTAAAAACCTTATCACCGGAAGAAAGAACCATAGAGTATAATAAAGCTAATCTTATATCCGTTCCAATAATTCTTGCAGGAAATATTCCTCTTGTTGAGGTATTCTTGAACGGTGAAAACCGATTATTTTTATTGGACAGCGGAGCTTCGTTTTCTATTTTGAATTCAAAATATGTTGAAGGTTTGGATAAAAGCAAAAAAAAATTAGGCAGCTTACAGGATGTCAGCGGTAATGCTTCAATTTCAAATATGGATGTAGTTACCGTAAAAGAACTGGAATTTGCCGGCAGCAAAATAAAAAATCAAAAAACGGTAATTCTTGATATGAGTCATCTTGAAGAAACTTTAGAAACGGACGGTATATACGGATTAATCGGGTATGATATGTTAAAAGAATATGATTTCTTTTTAGATTATTCAAAAAAAACTTTAGCACTCATTAATCCTGAGCATATTGATGATTTTATAAAAAATAATAAGTTAAAAACGAATTCTAAACTTTCTTGTAAAATGATAGGTCATATTCCTATGATTGAAGTTTTAATCGGAAATAAAGCATATCAAATGGGTATAGATACCGGAGCAGAGACTAACCTGATAGACAGCTCTTATTTTAATGATTTGGAATATCTTTTGCAAAATAAACAAAAAGATGTGCTTGGAGGGGCCGCAGGCATTAAAAAAGAAATATATACAGGAGAATTAAAAAAGCTAATAGTTGGTAAAAATGTATATAAAAATTTAAGGACTTCTTTTTCGGATATTTCTCATTTAAGAAAAAGACCTGAGAGTTATGATGGACTTTTAGGCTATCCCTTTTTGTCTTCACAGCCGGTTCTTATAAGTTATAAACGAGGAGAGGTTATTTTGTTTAAATAA
- a CDS encoding ATP-binding protein, giving the protein MSTIRKMPIGVQSFEDLRSKDFIYIDKTEFIWKLVDSSKVHFLSRPRRFGKSLLLSTLKAYFLGQKELFKGLAIEKLEETEKDKREIWQKYPVFYLDFNAESYMDIKSLEAVLNTHLSLWEKEYGTETAETTFPSRFAGLIRRAYEKTGKQVVVLIDEYDKPLLQTMWKDEALNETYRTILKGFFGVIKSADQYLRFAFLTGVTKFSKVSIFSDLNNLRDLSLLSDYSAICGISQEELEAGFEPEIKSLAEKNDINYEEALTNLKQRYDGYLFARKGKPMYNPFSLISVFASGEFSSYWFATGTPTFLVDYLKRAYYNIPDLDGNVKMNEAGLETYRAEAVNPLPILFQSGYLTIKDYDKEFELYRLGFPNDEVRYGFLHNLLPAYTSITYDKTGFSVMEFTKAVREGNVDLFMEKMKGIISGIPYDNLTEKDLALREQNYQTAVYLIFALMNRFVHTEVYCATGRADCIVELKDKVYIFEFKLTSNANAEDALKQIKEKNYADKYSGSGKQIILIGASFDEEKRTIKDWKII; this is encoded by the coding sequence ATGAGTACGATACGAAAGATGCCCATAGGTGTTCAAAGTTTTGAAGATTTACGTTCAAAAGATTTTATCTATATCGATAAAACCGAATTTATTTGGAAGCTGGTTGACAGCAGTAAAGTTCACTTTTTAAGCCGTCCGCGCCGCTTTGGGAAGAGCCTTTTGCTTTCAACTTTAAAGGCTTATTTTCTCGGTCAAAAAGAACTCTTTAAGGGTTTAGCGATTGAGAAACTTGAAGAGACCGAAAAGGACAAAAGAGAAATTTGGCAGAAATATCCCGTATTCTACTTGGACTTTAACGCCGAAAGCTATATGGATATCAAAAGCCTTGAAGCCGTTTTAAACACTCATCTTTCTTTATGGGAAAAAGAATATGGGACTGAAACTGCAGAGACTACTTTTCCAAGCCGTTTTGCCGGCCTTATCCGCCGAGCTTATGAAAAAACCGGTAAGCAGGTTGTCGTTCTCATAGATGAATACGATAAACCCTTGCTTCAAACCATGTGGAAGGATGAAGCCCTAAACGAAACCTACCGTACAATCCTTAAAGGCTTTTTCGGAGTTATCAAAAGTGCAGATCAGTATCTCCGTTTTGCTTTTTTAACCGGAGTTACAAAATTCAGTAAGGTCAGCATATTCAGCGATTTAAACAATTTGCGGGATTTAAGCCTATTGTCCGATTATTCGGCAATCTGCGGTATTTCGCAAGAAGAACTTGAAGCCGGGTTTGAACCTGAAATTAAATCTCTTGCAGAAAAAAATGACATAAACTATGAAGAAGCTCTTACAAATTTAAAGCAAAGATATGACGGTTACCTTTTTGCAAGAAAAGGAAAGCCAATGTATAATCCATTTAGTCTTATCAGTGTTTTTGCTTCCGGAGAATTTTCAAGCTATTGGTTTGCAACAGGCACTCCGACTTTTTTGGTGGACTACTTAAAAAGGGCTTATTACAATATTCCCGACCTTGACGGAAACGTAAAAATGAATGAGGCAGGTTTAGAAACCTATAGAGCTGAGGCCGTAAACCCGTTACCAATCTTGTTTCAATCGGGTTATCTTACGATTAAAGATTATGATAAGGAATTTGAACTTTACCGCTTAGGCTTTCCCAATGATGAGGTGCGCTACGGCTTTTTACATAATTTACTTCCTGCCTATACTTCGATCACTTACGATAAAACAGGTTTTTCCGTTATGGAATTTACCAAGGCTGTAAGAGAAGGGAATGTAGATTTATTTATGGAAAAGATGAAGGGCATAATATCGGGAATTCCTTATGATAACTTAACCGAAAAAGATTTAGCCCTGCGTGAACAAAACTATCAGACAGCTGTCTATCTTATATTCGCTTTGATGAACCGGTTTGTACACACGGAAGTATATTGTGCAACCGGAAGGGCTGATTGTATTGTAGAATTAAAAGACAAGGTTTATATCTTTGAGTTTAAACTTACCTCAAATGCAAACGCCGAAGATGCTCTTAAACAAATCAAAGAAAAAAATTATGCAGATAAGTATTCGGGAAGCGGTAAACAAATTATTCTTATCGGTGCAAGCTTTGATGAAGAAAAAAGAACTATCAAAGATTGGAAAATAATATGA
- the radA gene encoding DNA repair protein RadA: MAKKKTGNLAHRCSNCGYTQAKWLGRCPECGEWNTFEEVTINENYSAAERNLAEKFVKEAHSVPLDAIEANDAVRISTGIAEFDRVLGGGAVKRSAILIGGEPGIGKSTLLLQAASAASSGSVKKVLYVSGEESGGQIRSRADRLNLPLKNIELLCTCRLEDAERVLNKVNPVFVIIDSIQTMYSADAGAVPGTVNQLKLCAHELVSWVKERDSVLFLTAHVTKDGNIAGPKVLEHLVDTVISFERTEDDVRFLRALKNRFGSVDELGIFSMDEGGLKAIDDPSSLFITNRSGSLPAGSAAVPVCEGSRVFMVEIQALTVPAKGAVTRVFSDKIDSARVSRIAAVLEKRIGLQFSDQDIYVNVAGGIRLKEPAADLAIALALYSARANIPAQKEGAYIGELSLAGEIRSVKKLKQRIKTAQSMGFTKVVSPPPSDSETGDINTSQLFKAEDLSSAIKKVFG, translated from the coding sequence ATGGCAAAAAAGAAAACAGGAAACCTTGCACACCGCTGTAGTAATTGCGGTTATACTCAAGCCAAATGGCTGGGGCGCTGTCCCGAATGCGGCGAGTGGAATACATTTGAAGAAGTTACAATCAATGAAAATTATTCCGCAGCCGAAAGGAACCTTGCAGAAAAATTTGTAAAAGAAGCTCACTCCGTTCCTCTCGATGCTATTGAGGCTAATGATGCAGTCCGCATTTCGACGGGGATTGCGGAATTTGACAGGGTGCTGGGAGGAGGAGCCGTAAAGCGTTCTGCAATTTTAATCGGAGGAGAGCCGGGCATAGGAAAATCGACCCTTCTCTTACAGGCCGCCTCAGCCGCTTCTTCGGGCTCGGTAAAAAAAGTGCTCTATGTTTCGGGAGAAGAGTCGGGTGGTCAGATCCGTTCCAGAGCCGACAGGCTGAATCTTCCTTTAAAAAATATCGAGCTTTTATGCACCTGTAGACTTGAAGATGCGGAGAGGGTATTAAACAAGGTTAATCCTGTTTTTGTAATAATCGATTCAATTCAAACCATGTACTCCGCAGATGCAGGAGCTGTTCCCGGTACGGTCAATCAGTTAAAGCTATGCGCTCACGAGCTTGTGTCTTGGGTTAAGGAGAGAGACAGCGTTTTGTTTTTAACTGCCCATGTAACCAAGGACGGAAACATAGCGGGCCCCAAGGTGCTTGAACACTTAGTCGATACCGTTATTTCTTTTGAAAGAACTGAAGACGATGTACGCTTTTTGCGTGCATTAAAAAACCGTTTCGGTTCAGTAGATGAGCTTGGAATTTTTTCGATGGACGAGGGCGGCTTAAAGGCCATAGATGATCCTTCCTCTCTATTTATTACAAACAGATCGGGCTCTCTTCCGGCCGGCTCTGCAGCAGTTCCGGTCTGCGAGGGAAGCCGCGTTTTTATGGTAGAAATACAGGCCCTTACGGTTCCTGCCAAGGGTGCGGTTACAAGAGTCTTTTCGGACAAGATAGATTCTGCCCGAGTCAGCCGCATCGCCGCCGTTTTGGAAAAAAGAATAGGCCTGCAATTTTCGGATCAGGATATTTATGTAAACGTTGCAGGAGGTATAAGGCTTAAAGAACCCGCCGCCGATCTCGCCATAGCACTTGCTCTTTATTCCGCCCGTGCAAATATTCCTGCCCAAAAAGAAGGAGCCTACATTGGCGAATTGAGCCTTGCAGGAGAAATCCGAAGCGTCAAAAAATTAAAGCAAAGAATCAAAACCGCCCAAAGCATGGGCTTTACAAAGGTAGTGTCGCCGCCTCCTTCCGATTCCGAGACAGGAGATATAAATACCTCACAGCTTTTTAAGGCAGAAGATTTAAGCTCGGCAATAAAGAAGGTTTTTGGGTAA
- a CDS encoding type II toxin-antitoxin system RelB/DinJ family antitoxin translates to MAQTNINIRIDEDLKKQFEAFCSDIGMTMTTAFCVFAKAAVRKQKIPFEISTDPFYSESNMAHLRRGIEALNAGKWVEHELIEAGE, encoded by the coding sequence ATGGCACAGACAAACATAAATATCCGCATAGATGAGGACTTAAAAAAACAGTTTGAAGCTTTTTGTTCCGATATTGGAATGACAATGACAACAGCATTTTGCGTGTTTGCAAAAGCGGCGGTTAGGAAACAAAAAATACCGTTTGAAATATCAACAGATCCATTCTACAGTGAAAGTAACATGGCTCACTTACGCCGCGGAATTGAAGCTCTGAACGCCGGAAAATGGGTAGAACATGAGCTTATCGAGGCGGGCGAATGA
- a CDS encoding Txe/YoeB family addiction module toxin — MKKIWFDEAWEDYVYWQTQDKKTIKRINMLVKDIERRNFDGIGKPEPLKGELSGFWSRRIDEVNRLVYRVSKNTLEILSCRGHYED; from the coding sequence ATGAAAAAAATATGGTTTGATGAAGCTTGGGAAGATTATGTGTATTGGCAAACACAAGATAAGAAAACAATAAAGCGTATCAACATGCTGGTTAAAGATATTGAACGTAGAAACTTTGACGGTATAGGAAAACCGGAACCCCTAAAAGGCGAGTTGAGCGGGTTTTGGAGCCGTCGTATTGATGAAGTGAACAGGCTTGTGTACCGTGTAAGCAAAAATACTCTAGAAATTCTATCCTGCCGTGGACATTACGAGGATTAA
- a CDS encoding formylglycine-generating enzyme family protein, which produces MIKFKTNKNKKARAFTVKGAAALITAAILALVFTGCPNNAGGSGSGSSGGGGATPPTPPAQPDVGSFEDAGDFIKIIPPAKGIVGVDPDYTLPGTGAYWKGVFIKDRKVKLSPYKLGKTEVTYKLWKEVYDWAVKPEHGYVFANAGVKGSSGSGTDDEPVTTISWRDCIVWCNAYTQIKLGSDEQCVYRKKDDHTVVLKNATDTAACDAAYADMSKKGFRLPTEAEWEYAARWQGSNTTNAAQYGEVWLTKLNSASGAKDKWDTAETGEVAWYDGNSGSKTHPVGKKQENALKLHDMSGNVLEWCFDWWNYSPASNDGAYMQGDIVTDPQGAAAGTDRVERGGSWDNDAYGCTVGLRFSFSPDGRDGYLGFRLACRP; this is translated from the coding sequence ATGATAAAGTTTAAAACAAACAAAAACAAGAAAGCAAGAGCCTTCACAGTTAAGGGAGCCGCGGCGCTCATCACAGCCGCAATATTGGCACTGGTCTTTACAGGCTGCCCGAATAATGCGGGCGGAAGCGGTTCGGGCAGTTCCGGCGGAGGAGGCGCAACACCGCCCACACCGCCCGCACAGCCCGATGTAGGCTCTTTTGAAGACGCAGGCGACTTTATAAAAATAATCCCTCCTGCAAAAGGCATTGTAGGCGTTGACCCTGACTACACCTTACCCGGAACTGGGGCTTATTGGAAAGGCGTATTTATTAAAGACCGGAAGGTAAAATTAAGCCCCTATAAGCTAGGCAAAACAGAGGTAACGTACAAACTTTGGAAAGAAGTTTACGATTGGGCGGTAAAACCTGAACATGGGTATGTATTTGCCAATGCAGGAGTAAAAGGCAGTTCCGGAAGCGGAACTGACGATGAGCCTGTAACGACTATAAGCTGGCGGGACTGCATAGTATGGTGTAATGCGTATACTCAAATAAAGCTGGGCTCCGATGAGCAATGCGTCTACCGCAAAAAAGACGATCATACGGTTGTATTAAAAAACGCGACTGATACAGCTGCTTGCGATGCCGCATACGCCGATATGAGTAAAAAAGGCTTTAGACTTCCTACCGAAGCCGAGTGGGAATATGCGGCCCGCTGGCAGGGAAGCAATACAACAAATGCGGCACAATACGGGGAAGTATGGCTGACCAAATTAAACAGTGCAAGCGGAGCCAAAGATAAATGGGATACGGCTGAAACAGGAGAGGTTGCGTGGTATGATGGTAATTCAGGAAGCAAAACTCATCCTGTTGGAAAAAAGCAGGAGAATGCACTTAAATTACACGATATGAGCGGGAATGTCTTGGAATGGTGTTTTGATTGGTGGAATTATTCCCCTGCTTCAAATGATGGTGCTTATATGCAAGGTGATATTGTTACCGATCCTCAAGGGGCCGCGGCGGGTACTGACCGTGTTGAACGCGGCGGCAGTTGGGACAACGACGCGTACGGCTGCACTGTAGGCCTACGGTTCAGCTTCAGTCCTGACGGCAGGGACGGCTATCTTGGCTTCCGCTTGGCTTGTCGGCCCTGA
- a CDS encoding metallophosphoesterase family protein — translation MKLLIISDGHGDLEKLKKIKPVADGVDALIFGGDFAAFKKIETGAPFLNELLKIHKNIFAVLGNCDEPEFEKKLKDAGVSITGEVKNFEGLIFAGSGGGSKFTGMTPYERTDEELVKDLTDAFEKANITEADNLVLVCHNPPHGAKVDKVAPMVHVGSKGITALIEKHKPLLVVSGHIHESFAVDKIGETVLVNPGALMEGRYALAEITKKEKGFEVSVELKNLD, via the coding sequence ATGAAATTATTGATTATTTCGGACGGGCATGGGGATCTTGAAAAACTAAAAAAAATAAAACCTGTTGCCGATGGGGTTGATGCCCTTATTTTCGGAGGGGACTTTGCTGCTTTTAAAAAGATTGAAACGGGGGCGCCTTTTTTAAACGAGCTTTTAAAGATTCATAAAAATATTTTTGCCGTGTTGGGGAATTGCGATGAACCTGAGTTTGAAAAAAAATTAAAAGATGCCGGTGTTTCGATTACGGGCGAGGTAAAAAATTTTGAAGGGCTTATCTTTGCAGGTTCAGGGGGCGGGAGCAAATTTACAGGCATGACCCCCTACGAAAGAACCGATGAAGAACTTGTAAAAGATCTGACCGATGCCTTTGAAAAAGCAAATATTACTGAGGCCGATAATTTAGTTTTGGTTTGTCATAATCCTCCGCATGGGGCAAAGGTGGATAAGGTGGCTCCAATGGTGCATGTGGGTTCAAAGGGGATCACGGCTTTAATCGAAAAGCATAAACCTCTTTTGGTTGTGTCGGGCCATATTCACGAGTCCTTTGCAGTCGATAAAATCGGAGAAACCGTTTTAGTAAATCCCGGTGCCTTGATGGAAGGCCGCTATGCCCTTGCCGAAATTACAAAGAAAGAAAAAGGCTTCGAAGTTTCGGTAGAATTAAAAAACTTGGATTAA
- the rsmG gene encoding 16S rRNA (guanine(527)-N(7))-methyltransferase RsmG yields MEDKLLLDGLKELNLKDSNLPNLGEAFLNELHELLSLYMRELKMFNASFNLVKVKDDKELIISHILDSLSAWRFFYDEIMRDSQAPILQKKFYIADAGTGAGFPGIPLAILFKTFRLQCVNLNLIERMQKRCTFLENVKAVLQLKNTEIIESEAEKAPQVKFDIVTCRAFRTLDKHILNTLLSLARPKGKLFLYKATEEKINEEMELIKKENLNYKIEDLHVPFLNRERRLLIIEKP; encoded by the coding sequence ATGGAAGATAAACTTTTATTAGACGGCTTAAAAGAATTAAACTTAAAAGACTCAAACCTGCCGAACTTAGGCGAAGCCTTTCTTAACGAATTACACGAACTTTTAAGCCTTTACATGAGGGAGCTTAAAATGTTTAATGCCTCCTTTAATTTGGTAAAGGTCAAGGATGACAAGGAATTGATTATCTCCCATATTTTGGATTCCCTATCGGCTTGGCGTTTTTTTTATGATGAAATTATGCGCGACAGTCAAGCCCCGATTCTACAAAAAAAATTTTACATAGCCGATGCAGGAACGGGGGCAGGTTTCCCCGGTATTCCTCTTGCAATTCTTTTTAAAACATTTCGGCTTCAATGCGTAAATTTAAATTTAATAGAAAGGATGCAAAAGCGCTGCACTTTTTTAGAAAACGTCAAGGCTGTTCTCCAATTAAAGAACACCGAGATTATCGAAAGCGAAGCCGAAAAAGCTCCGCAAGTCAAATTCGATATTGTAACATGCAGGGCCTTCCGCACCTTGGATAAGCATATTCTAAATACCCTGCTCTCTCTTGCAAGGCCTAAGGGTAAATTGTTTTTATACAAGGCCACGGAAGAAAAAATCAATGAAGAAATGGAGCTTATTAAAAAAGAAAATCTAAACTATAAAATAGAAGATCTCCATGTTCCTTTTTTGAACAGGGAGCGCCGGCTCCTCATAATCGAAAAACCTTAA
- a CDS encoding aldehyde dehydrogenase: MNNEIETIVKNCRIFFETNKTKSYEFRISQLLKLQEVLNQNKKELLNALYSDLHKTEMEGFFSEVAIVRGELKFAIKHLKEWIKPKRVPTSIAHFKSSSRIMYEPFGTVLIMSPWNYPLNLTLAPLVGSIAAGNCAVVKPSNYSPATSEVIKKIISENFPPEYISVITGGREENSKLLEERFDYIFFTGGTTVGKLVMEAASKYVTPITLELGGKSPCVVEKSANLKVAARRIAFGKYLNAGQTCVAPDYLLIQDEVKEKFIEELKAALKEFFPTETYLDMHLPHIVNEKHFDRLMGLIEGEKIITGGKGEKGRKFIEPTVLDNITFDSKIMQEEIFGPILPVISFKTIEEAIKLIKSREKPLASYLFTTDSNIEKKFLNEVSFGGGCINDTIVHLASDYLPFGGVGFSGMGKYHGDESFKVFSNAKSILKKSNLIDIKLRYHPYSEKKLNIIDRMM, from the coding sequence ATGAATAACGAAATAGAAACAATCGTAAAAAATTGCAGGATTTTTTTTGAAACAAATAAAACAAAAAGCTATGAGTTTAGGATTTCTCAATTATTAAAATTACAGGAAGTCTTAAACCAAAACAAAAAAGAACTTTTAAATGCTCTTTATTCCGACTTACACAAAACCGAAATGGAAGGCTTCTTTTCGGAAGTTGCTATCGTACGCGGAGAACTTAAATTTGCAATCAAGCACTTAAAAGAATGGATTAAGCCTAAAAGGGTTCCGACATCGATTGCACATTTTAAAAGCTCAAGCAGGATAATGTATGAGCCCTTCGGAACCGTCCTCATTATGTCGCCTTGGAATTATCCTTTAAACTTAACCCTCGCTCCATTGGTAGGCTCCATTGCTGCAGGAAACTGCGCCGTTGTAAAGCCTTCAAACTATTCGCCTGCGACCTCTGAGGTAATAAAAAAGATTATCTCCGAAAACTTTCCGCCCGAATATATATCGGTAATTACCGGAGGCCGAGAAGAAAACTCAAAACTCTTGGAAGAGCGTTTTGACTACATCTTTTTTACAGGCGGAACAACTGTCGGAAAGCTCGTCATGGAAGCGGCCTCAAAATATGTAACCCCAATAACCTTGGAGCTCGGCGGAAAGTCTCCCTGCGTGGTCGAAAAATCGGCAAACTTAAAAGTCGCCGCCCGCCGCATAGCCTTCGGAAAATACCTTAACGCCGGGCAAACCTGCGTAGCCCCCGATTATCTTTTAATCCAAGATGAGGTAAAAGAAAAATTTATCGAAGAGTTAAAAGCGGCCTTAAAAGAATTCTTTCCCACGGAAACCTATTTGGACATGCACCTTCCCCACATCGTAAACGAAAAACATTTTGACCGCCTTATGGGTTTAATTGAAGGAGAAAAAATAATCACGGGCGGCAAAGGAGAAAAAGGCAGAAAATTTATTGAGCCCACGGTTTTGGATAACATTACCTTTGATTCCAAAATAATGCAGGAAGAAATTTTCGGGCCAATCCTTCCCGTAATAAGTTTTAAGACAATAGAGGAAGCAATTAAACTGATTAAATCCCGCGAAAAGCCCCTAGCCTCTTATCTTTTTACAACCGACTCAAATATAGAAAAGAAATTCTTAAATGAAGTTTCTTTCGGGGGCGGCTGTATCAACGATACGATAGTCCACTTGGCAAGCGATTACCTTCCCTTCGGAGGAGTCGGCTTTAGCGGCATGGGAAAATATCACGGCGATGAAAGTTTTAAGGTTTTCAGCAATGCAAAAAGCATCTTAAAAAAATCCAACCTCATCGACATTAAGCTCCGCTACCATCCCTATTCCGAAAAAAAATTAAACATAATCGACAGGATGATGTAG
- a CDS encoding radical SAM protein, producing the protein MLSFEDFDFKEYDSCTLCPKNCKVNRNKGEKGFCRETRELRLAWAGLHFGEEPPITGAGGSGTIFVTGCNLRCSFCQNYQISQEGMGRAVSLEEFVSLCFLLEKEGAENINIVTGSHAIPAIAIGLKEAKMRGLKIPVVWNSSAYETEEAISLLSDCVDGWLPDLKTLNPQVSSQIFYAPDYPETATRAILKMAEISPLKIETEDEEKGPFGKLYSGVIVRHLALPSRMADSRAVLKWFAKNLRDRALISVMTQYTPVKRIGGIKSALPFENRMLSPEEDEDLKELLLKLKIDEGFYQELVASDDWLPDFHRVQTFSSELSKPLWHWKQISLNSRKFS; encoded by the coding sequence ATGCTTTCGTTTGAAGATTTTGATTTTAAAGAATATGACTCATGTACTCTCTGCCCTAAAAATTGTAAGGTAAACCGCAACAAGGGCGAAAAGGGCTTTTGCCGAGAAACAAGGGAGCTTCGCCTTGCATGGGCAGGCCTCCACTTTGGGGAAGAGCCGCCTATCACGGGAGCCGGAGGCTCAGGCACAATCTTTGTTACGGGCTGCAACCTCCGCTGTTCCTTTTGCCAAAACTATCAGATATCCCAAGAAGGCATGGGAAGGGCCGTAAGCCTTGAAGAATTTGTCTCCTTGTGTTTTCTACTTGAAAAAGAGGGAGCCGAAAACATAAACATCGTTACGGGAAGCCACGCAATCCCTGCAATAGCCATCGGCTTAAAAGAAGCAAAAATGCGGGGCTTAAAAATTCCTGTAGTCTGGAATTCTTCCGCCTATGAAACCGAAGAAGCTATAAGCCTCCTTTCGGACTGCGTTGACGGCTGGCTCCCCGATTTAAAAACGTTGAACCCGCAAGTCTCTTCTCAAATTTTTTATGCACCCGACTATCCCGAAACGGCAACAAGGGCCATCTTAAAAATGGCGGAAATCTCCCCCTTAAAAATTGAAACGGAGGATGAAGAAAAAGGCCCCTTCGGAAAACTATATTCGGGCGTAATAGTCCGTCACCTCGCCCTCCCATCCCGAATGGCGGACTCAAGGGCAGTCTTGAAATGGTTTGCAAAAAACTTACGGGACAGAGCCCTCATCTCGGTGATGACCCAATACACTCCGGTTAAAAGGATCGGAGGAATAAAAAGCGCTTTGCCTTTTGAAAACCGAATGCTAAGCCCGGAAGAAGACGAGGACTTAAAAGAGCTTCTTTTAAAGCTAAAAATAGATGAAGGCTTTTACCAAGAGCTTGTCGCCTCCGATGACTGGCTTCCCGATTTTCACCGGGTACAAACCTTTTCGTCGGAACTTTCAAAACCATTGTGGCATTGGAAGCAAATTTCCCTAAATTCTCGTAAATTCTCCTAA